CCGAATGTTCCGGGGGTCAACAAAGTCAATCTCGTCGAAGGCGCAACGCCGGAGAGCGCCGCCACGCTGGACAAGTTCATCGTCGCGTTGCGAGACAACGGCTATCTTCCGATGTCGTTCGTGGCGAGCAACGTCGCGTGGTCGGACAAGAATCCGTCCAACGTGGTGGTCACCGTCGGCGTGAACACCGCCAAGGGAAGCAACGGCTCGTTCACCTTCCCGATGGAGTTCGCGCCGTTCCAGGGCGGCTGGCAGCTTTCCCGGCGAACAGCGGAAATGTTGTTGGCACTGGGCAACTCGCCGGGTCCTACGGCGCCGACCAGCCCGACTCTTCCCCCGCCGCCGCCACCGGAGCCCGTCCCGCCACCGGCTCCGCCACCACCGGCTCCGCCACCCTCACCAGCGCCGGCACCACCACCACCAGCGCCGGCACCACCACCGCCACCACCAGCGCCACCACCTCCGCCGCCGGCACCGCCGCCCGAACCCGCTCCCGCGCCGGCGCCACCTCCCGAACCCGCCCCCGCGCCGGCGCCACCTCCCGAACCCGCCCCCGCGGAACCTCCGCCCGGCTGATGTGGATCGCCTGGCTCGAATTCGACGTGTTGCTGGGCGACGTGCGATCGCTCAAGCAGAAGCGGTCGGTGATCCGTCCCGTTGTGTCCGAGCTGCGCCGCAAGTTCAGTGTCTCGGCCGCCGAGACCGGTTCGCAGGACCTGCATCGGAGGGCGGGCATCGGGGTGGCCGTGGTGTCGGGTGACCGTGGGCACGCCGTCGACGTTCTTGACGCGGCCGAACGTCTGGTCGCTGCGCATCCCGAGTTCGAGCTGCTGTCGGTGCGACGCTCGCTGTCGCGCAGCGAGGATTACCCCTAGCCGTCCCGGCCCGGACGCTTGCGGCCCAACGGCATCGGGGCGACGGTGCCCGGCGCGAGCCGCCGCGACGCCACCAAGAACGCGGTGTGCCCGCGCATCGTGTGCTGCGGCCGCACCGCCAGGCCGACAGCATGCCAACCACGCTGCATGGTCTCCCACGCCCGCGGTTCGGTCCAGCACTGCTGGGCCCGCAGCGCCTCCACCACCTTCGACAGTTGGGTGACCGTGGCCACGTAGATCACCAGCACCCCGCCGGCGGCCACGAGCCGCGAGACCGCGTCCAGCACC
The DNA window shown above is from Mycobacterium sp. Aquia_216 and carries:
- a CDS encoding DUF503 domain-containing protein, coding for MWIAWLEFDVLLGDVRSLKQKRSVIRPVVSELRRKFSVSAAETGSQDLHRRAGIGVAVVSGDRGHAVDVLDAAERLVAAHPEFELLSVRRSLSRSEDYP